From the Lathyrus oleraceus cultivar Zhongwan6 chromosome 4, CAAS_Psat_ZW6_1.0, whole genome shotgun sequence genome, one window contains:
- the LOC127074453 gene encoding zeaxanthin epoxidase, chloroplastic → MASTLCYNSLNPSTASFSRTHFSIPVNKDFSLENSSSFHTYGRTRTRKQRKNVFVMHVKVKAAVAESTAPPSSSTQAEKKNLRVLVAGGGIGGLVFALAAKKKGFEVMVFEKDLSAVRGEGQYRGPIQIQSNALAALEAIDSDVADEVMRVGCITGDRINGLVDGVSGSWYVKFDTFTPAVERGLPVTRVISRMVLQGILARAVGEDIVMNASNVVSFVDDGNKVTVELENGQKYEGDLLVGADGIWSKVRTELFGQTEAVYSGYTCYTGIADFVPADIDSVGYRVFLGHKQYFVSSDVGAGKMQWYAFHKEAPGGVDEPNRKKERLLKIFKGWCDNAVDLIVATDEEAILRRDIYDKIPTFKWGKGRVTLLGDSVHAMQPNMGQGGCMAIEDSYQLAWELDNAWEKSTKSGNPIEVDSSLRRYESERKIRVAVIHGMARMAALMASTYKAYLGVGLGPLEFLTNFRIPHPGRVGGRFFVDILMPSMLNWILGGNSSKLEGRPISCRLSDKANGQLRKWFEDDDALERAINGEWFLLPCGDETGLSKPIRLMQNEMKPFIIGSAVQEDSPDSSITVSSPEVSPTHARIYYKDGAFFVTDLRSEHGTWIVDIEGKRYRVPPNYPARVRPFDVLVFGSDKVSFQVKVKSAAPSISTNEETQVLQEA, encoded by the exons ATGGCTTCTACCTTGTGTTACAACTCTCTGAATCCCTCAACAGCATCTTTCTCAAGAACCCATTTCTCAATTCCCGTTAACAAAGACTTTTCACTTGAAAATTCTTCATCTTTTCATACATACGGAAGAACCAGAACAAGAAAACAGAGGAAAAACGTGTTTGTGATGCATGTGAAAGTGAAAGCTGCAGTGGCTGAATCTACTGCACCACCTTCCTCTTCAACACAAGCTGAGAAGAAGAATCTCAGGGTACTTGTAGCAGGTGGTGGAATTGGTGGATTGGTTTTTGCTTTGGCTGCAAAGAAAAAAGGGTTTGAAGTGATGGTGTTTGAGAAGGATTTGAGTGCTGTGAGAGGAGAGGGACAATACAGAGGTCCAATTCAGATACAGAGTAATGCTTTGGCTGCTCTGGAAGCTATTGATTCAGATGTTGCTGATGAAGTTATGAGAGTTGGTTGTATTACTGGTGATAGAATCAATGGCCTTGTTGATGGGGTTTCTGGTTCTTG GTACGTTAAGTTTGATACATTCACTCCTGCAGTGGAACGCGGGCTTCCAGTCACACGAGTTATTAGTCGAATGGTTTTGCAAGGGATCCTTGCTCGTGCAGTTGGAGAAGATATCGTTATGAATGCCAGTAATGTTGTTAGTTTTGTAGATGATGGAAACAAG GTAACAGTAGAGCTTGAGAATGGTCAAAAATATGAAGGAGATCTATTGGTTGGAGCGGACGGTATATGGTCCAAG GTAAGGACAGAGTTATTTGGACAAACAGAAGCTGTTTACTCTGGCTATACTTGTTATACCGGTATTGCAGATTTTGTGCCTGCTGACATTGATTCTGTTGG GTACCGAGTATTCTTGGGACACAAACAATACTTTGTGTCTTCAGATGTTGGAGCTGGAAAGATGCAATGGTATGCGTTTCACAAAGAAGCACCCGGTGGTGTCGATGAACCAAATA GAAAAAAAGAAAGGTTGCTCAAGATATTTAAGGGCTGGTGTGATAATGCGGTAGATCTCATAGTTGCCACTGACGAAGAAGCAATTCTGCGACGTGACATATATGACAAGATACCGACTTTTAAATGGGGAAAGGGTCGTGTAACTTTGCTCGGTGATTCTGTCCATGCCATGCAGCCAAATATGGGCCAAGGAGGATGCATGGCCATTGAG GACAGTTATCAACTTGCATGGGAATTGGACAATGCATGGGAAAAAAGTACTAAATCAGGGAACCCAATTGAAGTTGATTCATCCCTGAGGAG ATATGAAAGTGAAAGAAAAATTCGAGTCGCGGTTATTCATGGAATGGCTAGAATGGCAGCTCTGATGGCTTCTACCTACAAGGCATATCTAGGTGTTGGTCTTGGTCCTTTGGAG TTTTTGACCAACTTTCGTATTCCTCATCCTGGAAGAGTTGGAGGGAGGTTTTTCGTTGACATATTGATGCCGTCTATGTTGAATTGGATCTTAGGTGGAAATAG TTCAAAACTTGAAGGCAGACCAATAAGTTGCAGGCTCTCGGACAAA GCAAACGGACAATTGCGCAAATGGTTTGAAGATGATGATGCACTTGAGCGTGCTATTAACGGAGA GTGGTTTTTATTACCATGCGGAGATGAAACAGGTCTTTCAAAACCGATACGTTTAATGCAAAATGAAATGAAACCCTTTATAATTGG GAGTGCAGTGCAAGAAGATTCTCCAGATAGTTCAATTACAGTTTCTTCGCCCGAG GTTTCTCCAACGCATGCTCGAATTTACTATAAGGACGGTGCCTTCTTCGTAACTGATTTGCGGAGTGAACATGGCACATGGATCGTCGA CATTGAAGGAAAGCGATATCGGGTACCTCCAAATTACCCTGCTCGTGTCCGCCCATTCGATGTACTTGTGTTTGGTTCTGATAAG GTTTCATTTCAAGTTAAGGTGAAAAGTGCCGCTCCAAGCATCTCTACTAATGAAGAGACACAAGTTTTACAAGAAGCATGA